A single region of the Oenococcus kitaharae DSM 17330 genome encodes:
- a CDS encoding GNAT family N-acetyltransferase, whose amino-acid sequence MSDNEKLIIASQFGPGKVLDDAMKIRRAVFMLEENVSPADEIDGQDGHCLHYVGYVQDWQPATTSRIYTVNHDSWHIGRVATFKNFRGKGFASQLLKQIEIDAKKQHIKELELEAQVHAISFYENLGYAAYGDIFLDANIQHRKMQKILTA is encoded by the coding sequence ATGTCAGATAACGAAAAATTAATTATTGCCAGCCAGTTCGGACCTGGCAAAGTTCTTGATGATGCTATGAAAATCCGCCGAGCTGTCTTTATGCTGGAAGAAAATGTCAGCCCAGCAGACGAGATAGACGGGCAAGATGGCCATTGTCTGCATTATGTCGGCTATGTGCAGGACTGGCAGCCGGCCACGACCAGCAGAATCTACACAGTGAATCATGATAGCTGGCACATTGGGCGTGTTGCAACTTTCAAAAATTTTCGTGGAAAAGGATTTGCCAGCCAATTATTGAAACAGATTGAAATCGACGCCAAAAAACAACATATAAAAGAACTTGAGCTGGAGGCTCAAGTTCATGCAATTTCTTTTTATGAAAATTTAGGATACGCCGCCTATGGCGACATCTTTTTGGATGCTAACATTCAGCACCGCAAGATGCAAAAAATACTGACAGCCTAA
- a CDS encoding ribose-phosphate diphosphokinase has translation MTANEHRMVLMALSANLPLAEKIAKRLHQPLADVNLDRFADGEIRLNINNSVRGDNVFVIAPTAASPHASVNDNIMELFIAVDALRRASAHAINIVMPYYGYARQDRKARSRESIAARIIADHLEQAGATRVIAFDLHASQIQGFFDIPVDHLMGAPILADYLLSNHLIDPENSVVVSPDHGGVRRARELNQFLGLPDSYAVIDKRRPVDKKNTVEVLNLIGDVDGKTAIIIDDMIDTGHTIVEGAKLLRAKGAKKIIVVASHALLSGDAPQLLQHSDFDHVIVTDSIDIPESKRFDKLQIVSADDLFARAITAVQENGSVSPLFQNRYHRGFESD, from the coding sequence ATGACTGCTAATGAACATCGCATGGTTTTAATGGCACTTTCTGCCAATCTGCCGCTGGCTGAGAAAATCGCAAAACGTCTGCATCAACCTTTGGCCGATGTTAATTTGGATCGATTCGCGGATGGTGAAATTCGCTTGAACATTAATAATTCGGTACGCGGAGACAATGTCTTCGTGATTGCACCGACGGCCGCTTCACCGCATGCCAGCGTAAATGACAACATTATGGAATTATTCATCGCGGTTGATGCTTTGAGACGAGCTTCGGCTCATGCAATTAACATTGTGATGCCTTATTACGGTTATGCTAGGCAGGATCGAAAGGCGCGCAGTCGAGAATCAATTGCTGCACGTATTATTGCCGATCATCTGGAACAAGCTGGTGCCACACGTGTGATCGCCTTTGACCTGCACGCATCTCAAATTCAAGGATTTTTCGATATTCCTGTCGATCATTTGATGGGTGCGCCAATCTTGGCTGATTATTTATTATCCAACCACTTGATTGATCCAGAAAATTCAGTTGTTGTTTCACCAGACCATGGCGGTGTCCGTCGAGCTAGGGAACTGAACCAGTTTTTGGGTCTGCCGGATTCTTATGCTGTGATTGATAAGCGCCGTCCTGTTGATAAGAAGAACACGGTCGAAGTTTTGAATTTAATCGGAGACGTCGATGGGAAGACCGCCATCATCATTGACGATATGATCGATACAGGGCATACGATTGTTGAAGGTGCCAAATTGTTAAGAGCAAAGGGTGCCAAGAAGATTATTGTTGTTGCCAGCCATGCCTTGCTATCGGGCGATGCACCGCAATTACTGCAGCATTCTGATTTTGATCACGTGATCGTGACCGATTCGATTGATATTCCAGAATCCAAGCGTTTTGACAAGCTGCAGATTGTCAGCGCCGATGATTTGTTTGCTAGAGCCATCACGGCTGTCCAAGAAAACGGCAGCGTCAGCCCATTATTTCAAAATAGATACCACCGCGGATTTGAAAGCGATTAA
- the rpiA gene encoding ribose-5-phosphate isomerase RpiA yields the protein MNEELQNKLKKAAAVRVADYVKDGMIVGLGSGSTVRMLVDELGRRVQEEGLQFTAVATSILTATQAKKLGIKVVDLDSVDSIDLTIDGADQVDSNFNGIKGGGGNLLWEKIVAINSKKIVWVVDESKIVDTIGAFPLAVDVIPFGSQHVLAKFNQAGFEPVIRKDQAGHVFKTDSNNIILDLHLHKITQPVELADELIKTVGVVEHGLFLNMVSEVVVGKESGPEVLVNPNLG from the coding sequence ATGAACGAGGAACTTCAAAATAAATTAAAAAAGGCCGCTGCAGTTCGAGTAGCCGATTACGTGAAAGACGGTATGATAGTCGGCCTTGGCAGTGGTTCGACTGTCCGGATGCTTGTCGATGAACTTGGCCGGCGTGTTCAAGAAGAGGGTCTGCAATTCACAGCCGTTGCCACTTCCATTTTAACTGCGACGCAAGCTAAAAAATTAGGTATCAAGGTTGTTGATTTGGATTCAGTTGACAGTATTGATCTCACGATAGACGGTGCTGATCAAGTGGACAGCAATTTTAACGGTATCAAAGGCGGCGGCGGCAACTTGCTGTGGGAGAAAATCGTTGCCATCAATTCCAAAAAAATTGTCTGGGTAGTCGATGAATCTAAAATTGTCGACACAATTGGTGCCTTTCCTTTGGCGGTCGACGTAATTCCATTTGGCAGCCAGCATGTTCTCGCAAAATTCAACCAGGCAGGTTTTGAGCCGGTGATTCGAAAAGATCAAGCGGGCCATGTATTTAAAACAGACTCCAATAATATTATTTTGGATTTGCATCTGCACAAGATCACACAACCGGTCGAACTGGCAGATGAATTAATCAAAACTGTTGGCGTGGTTGAACACGGCCTTTTCCTTAATATGGTTAGCGAAGTTGTTGTCGGTAAAGAAAGCGGCCCAGAAGTATTAGTTAACCCGAATCTTGGTTAG
- the ade gene encoding adenine deaminase → MGKQVDLHIFNAKILDVFNQKFEDTDLWIDHGAVYFRGKSEKLTAAHDFDAEGKYIVPGLIDAHLHIESSLLAPSELAKLELAHGVTRIFADPHEIGSVSGVSGLFYMIEEARNTPLHIHYMLPSSVPATNFEHAGAVLHADALKPFYGFPEINGLAEVMDFPAVENQDPDMLQKIKDAQAAGHHADGHGSGLTREQLAVYRAVGIDTDHESTSGKEALERIQSGMKVFIREGTVERDEKSILPVVHKNNQSYFSFCTDDKSAIDVQKEGSIDNNVRLAIDEGIPAERAFTIASYNAAVAQHLENVGALTDGYIADLVLTSDPKNFQAEKVMTAGKWVDKLDSKVLTFTSPAINAHLTLDDLKLPLKSDRAHVINVQPHHITTQHTVETVSRDETGNFVADEDYAKIVVAERYHNLGHGLGIIHGFNLKEGAIGSTIAHDSHNMIIAGVDDKAMIIAYDRLKRMGGGLILVNKDGFARELPLEIGGLMSNKPYQEVIDKQKKLLSAFKDISDDINFDPFLTLSFMALPVIPSLKITDQGLFDVDQFKFIDINAD, encoded by the coding sequence ATGGGAAAGCAAGTTGACTTACACATTTTTAACGCCAAAATTTTGGATGTCTTTAACCAAAAATTTGAAGATACAGATTTATGGATTGATCATGGAGCTGTCTATTTCCGTGGTAAATCAGAAAAACTAACAGCTGCTCACGATTTTGACGCAGAAGGCAAATATATTGTGCCAGGTTTGATAGATGCTCATTTACACATCGAATCATCACTTTTGGCACCATCAGAATTAGCCAAACTAGAATTAGCGCACGGTGTCACTCGAATTTTCGCCGACCCGCATGAAATAGGGTCTGTCTCGGGTGTCTCTGGGCTTTTTTATATGATTGAAGAAGCCAGAAATACGCCTCTGCATATTCACTACATGCTGCCAAGTTCGGTTCCAGCCACAAATTTCGAACACGCAGGTGCTGTTTTACACGCCGATGCCTTAAAACCTTTTTACGGTTTCCCAGAAATCAATGGTTTAGCCGAGGTCATGGATTTTCCAGCCGTAGAAAACCAAGATCCAGACATGTTACAAAAAATTAAAGATGCTCAAGCAGCAGGCCACCACGCCGATGGACACGGGTCAGGCTTAACGCGTGAACAATTAGCTGTTTACAGAGCTGTCGGAATTGACACCGATCACGAAAGCACATCCGGCAAGGAAGCCTTAGAAAGAATCCAATCCGGTATGAAGGTTTTTATCCGTGAAGGAACTGTTGAACGCGATGAAAAATCAATTCTACCGGTTGTCCATAAAAACAATCAGTCCTATTTCTCTTTTTGCACGGATGATAAATCCGCGATTGATGTTCAAAAAGAAGGATCAATCGACAATAACGTCCGTTTAGCAATTGATGAAGGTATTCCAGCTGAAAGAGCTTTTACAATTGCCAGTTATAATGCCGCCGTGGCACAACATTTGGAAAATGTCGGTGCGCTGACAGACGGCTATATTGCCGACTTAGTCTTGACGTCAGATCCCAAGAATTTCCAGGCCGAGAAAGTCATGACCGCCGGTAAATGGGTAGACAAACTCGATTCCAAAGTATTGACTTTTACCAGTCCGGCTATCAATGCACATCTAACTCTGGATGATCTCAAACTGCCTTTAAAAAGTGATCGCGCTCACGTCATTAATGTCCAGCCTCATCACATTACAACGCAGCATACTGTGGAGACCGTTTCTCGTGATGAAACAGGTAATTTTGTTGCCGATGAGGACTATGCAAAAATTGTCGTGGCCGAACGCTACCATAATTTAGGTCATGGATTGGGTATTATTCACGGCTTTAATCTTAAAGAAGGTGCAATCGGATCAACCATTGCTCACGATTCACATAACATGATTATCGCTGGTGTTGATGACAAGGCTATGATTATCGCCTACGATCGCTTAAAGCGCATGGGCGGCGGCTTGATTTTGGTTAACAAAGATGGTTTTGCTCGTGAACTGCCTCTTGAAATTGGGGGCTTAATGTCTAATAAGCCGTACCAAGAAGTGATTGATAAACAAAAGAAACTGCTATCGGCATTCAAAGACATATCAGATGATATTAATTTTGATCCTTTCCTCACGCTCTCTTTCATGGCTCTGCCAGTTATTCCAAGCTTAAAGATCACAGATCAAGGTCTTTTCGATGTTGATCAATTCAAGTTTATCGATATCAATGCCGACTAA
- the hflX gene encoding GTPase HflX, with amino-acid sequence MAEQLFNTEQAKERVILVALENQKNSASFAYTIEEFKNLAAANNLNVVDVLTQKYDRPNASTYFGKGKVTELKELVAAREAELVISNDDLTATQIRNLKKKIGGGTRVVDRTALILDIFASRAKSKLAKLQIRLAQKQYQLPRLHTALANELDQQGGAGGGSFTSRGSGETKLELNRRTIEDQITQIKAELKTLLSASTVQRSQRDHSGLKTVALVGYTNAGKSTWMNRMIEKYSESKEDIDDKKVFEKDMLFATLDATVRAIRLPNKRRFLLSDTVGFVSNLPHNLIASFQSTLDEAVHADLLVQIVDVSDPHYRDMMATTKSTLAAIGAEQIPMVTVFNKADKAGVTYPERSGEDLIASALDDNSLDAFIKLLDEKLFADFKTVELMIPFDQGAVVNQILNGNNVLEQDFTAQGTRLRVELPAAQIETYQAFVQK; translated from the coding sequence TTGGCCGAACAATTATTTAACACCGAGCAGGCAAAAGAAAGGGTCATTTTAGTGGCCTTGGAAAACCAAAAAAACTCGGCAAGTTTTGCTTACACAATCGAAGAATTCAAAAATTTAGCGGCCGCCAACAATTTAAATGTGGTGGACGTTTTGACTCAAAAATATGATCGTCCTAATGCCAGCACTTATTTCGGCAAGGGCAAAGTTACAGAATTAAAAGAGCTCGTTGCTGCTAGAGAGGCCGAATTGGTGATTTCCAATGATGATCTGACGGCCACTCAAATTCGTAATCTGAAAAAAAAGATAGGTGGCGGTACAAGAGTTGTTGATCGTACGGCTTTAATTCTGGATATTTTTGCTTCTCGCGCGAAGAGTAAATTGGCCAAACTGCAGATACGTTTGGCACAAAAACAATATCAATTGCCACGGCTGCATACGGCTTTGGCTAATGAATTGGATCAGCAGGGCGGAGCTGGCGGCGGGTCCTTTACCAGCCGTGGTTCCGGAGAAACAAAACTGGAATTAAACCGCCGCACAATCGAGGATCAAATTACTCAAATCAAAGCCGAGCTAAAAACGCTATTGTCTGCTTCAACCGTTCAGCGATCTCAGCGCGATCATTCTGGGCTAAAAACGGTTGCCCTTGTCGGCTATACAAACGCCGGCAAGTCAACTTGGATGAATCGCATGATCGAAAAATATTCAGAAAGCAAAGAAGATATCGATGACAAAAAAGTCTTTGAAAAAGACATGCTTTTTGCAACGTTGGATGCAACAGTTCGTGCGATACGTCTGCCTAATAAAAGGCGTTTCTTATTGTCTGATACGGTAGGTTTTGTTTCTAATCTGCCGCATAACTTGATTGCCAGCTTTCAATCTACATTGGATGAAGCTGTGCATGCAGATTTGCTGGTGCAGATTGTCGATGTTTCCGATCCGCATTATCGCGATATGATGGCGACGACAAAATCGACTTTAGCTGCGATTGGCGCCGAGCAGATTCCAATGGTAACGGTGTTTAATAAAGCCGACAAGGCCGGTGTTACCTATCCAGAACGCAGCGGCGAGGATTTAATTGCCAGTGCTTTGGACGACAATTCCTTGGATGCTTTCATCAAGCTGCTGGATGAGAAATTATTCGCCGATTTTAAAACAGTTGAACTAATGATTCCTTTTGATCAAGGGGCTGTGGTGAATCAAATTCTAAATGGGAATAACGTTTTAGAACAAGATTTTACCGCCCAGGGTACTCGACTGCGCGTAGAATTGCCGGCTGCTCAAATTGAAACTTATCAGGCATTTGTTCAGAAATAG
- the rihC gene encoding ribonucleoside hydrolase RihC produces MNVIIDSDPGIDDAVALSVILNNPAFHVKLITTVAGNVTVDKTTKNALRLVEFFNMQTPVATGASQPLIKAFEDAARIHGESGMEGYIFPAIQSSPIKQTAAEAWHNVLVQSDEKVTLVLTGSYTNFALWFRQYPQDLAKIDRVLAMGGSICGGNMTSAAEFNVFTDPDAAKILLSAGLPITMVGLDVTLKAMVNQDWIHQVSAMNRSGKMLAALISHYNDIHAEGWPIHDANTIGYLCHPEFYQTKDVWVDIVTEGPAIGETVVDIRAAYHQGRTNATVLTDIDAARFRDWLQDQIAKMP; encoded by the coding sequence ATGAACGTAATTATTGATTCTGATCCAGGCATTGACGATGCAGTCGCTTTGTCAGTTATTTTAAACAACCCGGCTTTTCATGTTAAATTGATTACAACAGTTGCTGGTAACGTAACCGTTGATAAAACCACGAAGAATGCTTTGCGTCTTGTTGAATTTTTCAATATGCAGACGCCGGTTGCGACTGGTGCTAGTCAGCCTTTAATTAAAGCTTTTGAAGATGCTGCCCGTATTCATGGCGAATCAGGCATGGAGGGCTACATTTTTCCAGCCATACAAAGCAGTCCAATTAAGCAGACGGCTGCTGAAGCTTGGCACAATGTACTGGTACAAAGTGATGAGAAGGTCACATTAGTCTTAACCGGTTCTTACACTAACTTCGCATTATGGTTTCGTCAATATCCACAGGATCTGGCTAAAATTGATCGAGTGCTTGCAATGGGCGGCAGTATCTGTGGCGGCAATATGACCAGTGCGGCTGAGTTTAATGTTTTCACTGATCCCGATGCAGCTAAGATTTTACTTTCTGCCGGGCTGCCGATCACAATGGTTGGGCTGGATGTCACGCTGAAAGCCATGGTCAACCAAGATTGGATCCATCAGGTCAGTGCCATGAACCGATCCGGAAAAATGTTAGCAGCTTTGATTTCGCATTATAATGACATTCACGCTGAAGGTTGGCCGATTCATGATGCTAATACGATTGGCTATTTATGCCACCCTGAGTTTTATCAGACTAAGGATGTATGGGTTGATATCGTAACAGAAGGACCGGCAATTGGTGAAACGGTTGTCGATATCCGTGCTGCCTATCATCAAGGCAGGACAAATGCCACAGTGCTGACTGATATTGATGCCGCACGTTTTCGCGATTGGCTTCAAGACCAAATTGCAAAAATGCCTTAA
- a CDS encoding substrate-binding domain-containing protein, with protein sequence MLKKKTSIISIGLIVIILVALFISGKPLLTLNNPWVRIDQNKRIDAKQLKIGVSISTMNNPFFISVAKGIRTQARKQGVKQLIIDDGKNDTSKQSNDIEDLIQQKVDLLIVNPVDSDAVTPEVKAANDAGIPVIAIDRSSTGGKVLSLVSSDSVLAGRMAADFLIKALGNNAKVAELQGIPGASATRDRGKGFDGNARGKLSIVAKQTAGFDRSQGLSVAENIIQGHPDLQGIFAQNDEMALGAAQAVNGKNIVIVGIDGEADGVAAVRSGKMSATVAQHPQKMGEIAIQIAIQHFQGKKIAKWTKSPIALVANRQYRNLVK encoded by the coding sequence ATGTTAAAGAAAAAAACTTCAATTATCTCAATCGGTCTCATTGTCATTATCTTGGTCGCTCTGTTTATTTCCGGTAAACCATTGCTGACACTGAATAATCCTTGGGTCCGAATTGATCAGAATAAACGTATCGATGCCAAGCAGCTGAAAATTGGTGTTTCTATTTCAACGATGAATAATCCCTTCTTTATTTCAGTAGCGAAAGGCATCAGAACGCAGGCCCGTAAGCAAGGTGTTAAACAACTGATTATTGATGATGGTAAAAATGATACATCCAAACAGTCCAACGACATTGAGGATTTGATTCAGCAAAAAGTTGATCTGCTGATTGTTAACCCTGTCGACTCTGATGCGGTGACACCTGAAGTGAAGGCGGCTAATGATGCCGGCATCCCTGTGATCGCCATTGATCGGTCTTCCACTGGCGGCAAAGTGCTCTCTCTGGTGTCGTCAGATTCTGTCTTGGCAGGCAGAATGGCTGCTGATTTTTTGATCAAAGCCTTGGGAAACAATGCTAAAGTGGCTGAATTGCAGGGGATTCCTGGTGCCTCAGCCACACGTGATCGTGGAAAAGGTTTTGATGGCAATGCACGAGGAAAGCTATCTATTGTTGCCAAGCAGACAGCTGGTTTTGATCGTTCTCAAGGATTGTCGGTCGCGGAAAATATTATTCAGGGGCATCCTGATCTCCAAGGTATTTTTGCGCAAAACGATGAAATGGCTTTAGGTGCCGCACAGGCTGTGAATGGTAAAAACATTGTGATTGTCGGTATCGACGGTGAAGCAGATGGTGTTGCTGCTGTCCGTTCCGGCAAAATGAGTGCAACTGTTGCGCAGCATCCCCAAAAAATGGGTGAAATTGCCATTCAAATTGCGATTCAGCATTTTCAAGGTAAAAAGATTGCTAAATGGACAAAATCACCAATTGCTCTGGTAGCGAATAGACAATATCGTAATTTAGTGAAGTAA
- a CDS encoding ABC transporter permease subunit, whose protein sequence is MKTGTSNSVKSFLAKLGPWGALIVLVLIVAILNPAFLDINNLLNLLRQVSINAIIAFAMTFVILTAGIDLSVGSILAFSAAITAQLIVSGVPTVIAVVSGILLGGVAGAINGLLITKGGAAPFIVTLATMTIFRGATYVFTDGSPITGAKITNNYSFQVLGRGYFLGIPVPVIIMFAAFVVLYLLLHRMSFGRKTYAIGGNIKAAFVSGIKTNKILIWIYAISGAAAALAGMILTSRLSSAQPDAGTGYEMDAIASVVLGGTSLAGGKGRISGTFVGALIIGVLNNGMNLLGISSFYQQIVKGVVILIAVLLDRKKSKA, encoded by the coding sequence ATGAAAACAGGTACAAGCAATTCTGTAAAGTCTTTCCTGGCCAAACTTGGACCATGGGGAGCTCTGATCGTTTTAGTACTGATCGTGGCAATCCTGAACCCGGCCTTCTTGGACATTAACAACCTTTTAAATTTATTAAGACAAGTCTCAATTAACGCCATTATCGCCTTTGCGATGACTTTTGTCATCTTAACTGCCGGCATTGACTTGTCCGTTGGTTCGATCCTGGCTTTTTCCGCTGCGATTACAGCTCAATTAATTGTCAGCGGCGTGCCAACTGTTATCGCTGTTGTTAGCGGTATCTTACTGGGTGGTGTTGCCGGTGCAATTAATGGTTTACTAATCACAAAAGGCGGTGCTGCGCCGTTTATCGTCACTTTGGCTACGATGACCATTTTTCGTGGTGCCACCTATGTTTTCACTGACGGCTCACCGATTACCGGTGCGAAAATTACAAATAATTATAGTTTTCAAGTGCTGGGGCGGGGATACTTTCTCGGTATTCCGGTTCCGGTCATCATTATGTTTGCCGCATTTGTAGTCCTTTACCTGCTGCTTCATCGCATGAGCTTTGGCCGGAAAACTTATGCAATTGGCGGCAATATCAAAGCAGCTTTTGTTTCTGGTATTAAAACAAATAAAATTCTCATCTGGATTTATGCGATCTCTGGAGCTGCTGCGGCTTTGGCCGGCATGATATTAACTTCTCGTTTGTCCTCGGCACAGCCGGATGCGGGAACTGGATATGAAATGGATGCCATTGCCTCGGTCGTATTAGGCGGCACAAGTTTGGCTGGCGGAAAAGGTCGGATTTCCGGTACTTTTGTTGGTGCTTTGATTATCGGGGTCTTGAATAACGGCATGAATTTGTTGGGTATTTCGAGTTTTTACCAACAGATTGTCAAGGGCGTTGTGATCTTGATTGCTGTCTTACTAGACCGCAAGAAGAGTAAGGCCTGA
- a CDS encoding sugar ABC transporter ATP-binding protein, whose product MKIELRNIWKAFGQNSVLKGVNIMIQPGEVHALVGENGAGKSTLMNILTGLLKADRGEIMVDGKAVQYPDAMAAEQAGISFIHQEMNNYSEMSVLDNMFINREIKNKFGLLDEEKMAEIARKYLAQMGSDVNIYDEIGSLPVGKQQVIEIAKSLMTKAQVIIMDEPTAALTQTEIKSLFKNIQKLKAQNVSFIYISHRMEEIFQITDTVTVMRDGVSVSSRPTAQSRITQLVKDMVGRDIGDFYPKRTPQLGKEVLKVSGLSGASFSNVNFQLHEGEILGFSGLMGAGRTETMRAIFGVDRVTAGDIYVHGQKNRIANPAEVIKENIGFLTENRKDEGLILDFNLKENIVLPSIDGFKKGLFIDEKAVDEFTEALIKRLGVKAMSEYDLVSSLSGGNQQKAVLAKWIGAGTNILILDEPTRGVDVGAKKEIYDLMNELTDRKVAIILVSSDLPELIAMSDRIEVMYEGQLVGELDGTTATQEQVMALATKGK is encoded by the coding sequence ATGAAAATTGAGCTGAGAAACATTTGGAAGGCCTTTGGCCAAAACTCAGTTTTAAAGGGTGTCAATATAATGATTCAGCCAGGGGAAGTACATGCCCTGGTTGGTGAGAACGGGGCCGGCAAATCTACTTTAATGAACATTTTGACCGGGCTTTTAAAAGCTGATCGAGGCGAAATTATGGTTGATGGCAAGGCTGTTCAATATCCCGATGCAATGGCTGCTGAACAGGCTGGTATTTCCTTTATTCATCAGGAAATGAACAATTATAGCGAGATGTCAGTTCTGGACAACATGTTTATTAATCGTGAAATCAAAAACAAGTTCGGTCTCTTGGATGAAGAAAAAATGGCCGAAATTGCTCGAAAATATCTTGCCCAAATGGGATCGGATGTCAATATTTACGATGAAATCGGCAGTTTGCCGGTCGGCAAGCAGCAAGTGATTGAAATTGCCAAGTCGTTAATGACCAAGGCCCAAGTCATTATTATGGACGAACCGACAGCGGCTCTGACACAGACTGAGATCAAATCCTTGTTTAAAAATATCCAAAAATTAAAAGCGCAGAATGTGTCATTTATTTATATTTCTCACCGTATGGAAGAGATTTTCCAAATTACGGATACAGTGACTGTGATGCGCGATGGCGTCAGTGTCTCTAGCCGGCCGACAGCACAAAGCCGAATTACTCAGCTAGTTAAAGACATGGTTGGCCGGGATATAGGTGATTTTTACCCGAAAAGAACGCCGCAATTAGGCAAGGAGGTTTTAAAAGTTTCTGGTCTGAGCGGAGCGAGTTTCTCCAATGTCAACTTTCAGCTTCACGAAGGTGAAATTCTAGGATTTTCAGGTTTGATGGGTGCCGGCCGTACAGAAACGATGCGGGCAATATTTGGTGTCGATAGGGTGACCGCTGGCGATATTTATGTTCATGGTCAGAAAAACAGGATTGCCAATCCTGCTGAAGTGATTAAAGAGAATATTGGTTTTTTGACAGAAAATCGTAAAGATGAAGGATTGATTTTAGACTTCAATCTGAAAGAAAATATTGTTCTGCCAAGTATTGACGGCTTTAAAAAAGGTTTATTTATTGATGAGAAGGCTGTCGATGAGTTTACCGAAGCGTTAATTAAACGCCTAGGTGTCAAAGCCATGAGTGAATATGATCTGGTTTCAAGTCTATCGGGTGGCAACCAGCAGAAAGCTGTCTTGGCAAAATGGATTGGTGCTGGAACAAATATTTTAATCCTTGACGAACCCACTCGAGGCGTTGACGTCGGTGCCAAAAAAGAGATCTACGATCTGATGAACGAATTGACGGATCGAAAAGTTGCCATTATTTTAGTCTCATCTGATCTGCCTGAGCTCATTGCCATGTCGGATCGGATTGAAGTAATGTATGAGGGGCAGCTGGTCGGTGAATTAGATGGCACAACAGCAACTCAAGAGCAGGTTATGGCACTTGCGACAAAGGGGAAATAA
- the rbsD gene encoding D-ribose pyranase, whose product MKKGVLLNSEISAVVADMGHFDTLAIGDAGMPVPAGTKKIDLAVTKDLPRFDDVVKTILQELEVQRAYVALEMKTNNPEGLKSLIDILGSQVEIVFIPHEQMKKDLKYARAFVRTGEEHPFSNVILESGVVF is encoded by the coding sequence ATGAAAAAAGGTGTTCTGTTAAATTCTGAAATTTCGGCTGTCGTTGCTGATATGGGCCACTTTGATACTTTGGCTATCGGTGACGCCGGCATGCCTGTGCCTGCCGGTACTAAAAAAATCGATTTGGCTGTGACAAAAGATTTACCTCGTTTTGATGATGTTGTAAAAACAATTCTTCAAGAATTGGAAGTTCAAAGAGCCTATGTTGCTTTAGAAATGAAGACAAATAATCCAGAAGGATTAAAGAGCCTAATTGATATTCTGGGCAGTCAAGTGGAAATTGTGTTTATTCCGCACGAACAAATGAAAAAAGACCTTAAATATGCGCGGGCATTTGTCCGCACCGGCGAGGAACATCCTTTTTCAAACGTGATTTTAGAATCAGGCGTTGTCTTCTAG